Genomic DNA from Cucumis melo cultivar AY chromosome 10, USDA_Cmelo_AY_1.0, whole genome shotgun sequence:
TCTTCCAGGTAATCAGTTGCATTCAGGGTGTTGCGTAGGCCCATCTATCTTTTGATTGCCAAATCTTGTTCTTCCACTCAATAATTTTGTAGACATCAATTGGAACCATTAGCAATGTTTGGAAAATTTCTTGTTCCTTTCTTTGTAATTTGAGTTCACTTTTCTGTCTATCAGTTCAGCGGAATTGGCCTTTTTTGGCTTCCATTAATTCATCAACCTACAATGAAGTATGGGGTTGTGAATCAACATTGATACGCCTTGTAAGGAGCAATGTTCCATTCAAGAACTTCAAATGTAATTTAGGAGTGTAttggaaattttatttttttatgtcgAGCACATTTTTGCTTGTTTTATGACGAAATTTCAATAATCAATTAAGTCATAGCGCTTGTAGAGTCGTTCAGGTTCAATTATAAATATACCACATCCAATGGAGAACTCTTGGAAGATAAAACTGTGAAGCAAAGCCGGCTTGAGTGGAGTTACTATCATTGGGAGTTCAAGTTAAAGCAGAGTCAACTTAGGATGGAGAGGGGGTGGGCAAATTGTGGAAAAATGAATTGCAAGATAAATCCCTTATGGATTGGGGGGTCTCCTTAGCTAGAGACCTGGTAGTCTTAATTCTTAAAGGAGGGAAAGACGAACCACCCTTTAAGGAGATTGAATAAGGAGGAAAAAATTAAGCCCTCTCAATGCAACCTCCTATAGGTCGGCTGTTCAACTTTTTTTGATAGGAAACAAGTATGCTCATTATGATTCTTTCTGGACAGTTGTTCAACACACAACCTCTTGGTGGTGCACACTTTACACCAATTTCTTTTCTAACTATAGCCTATCCATGATTTTTAACAATTGGAAAGCTCTTCTACACTAGTTCTTTGGGAAGGGGTCTTCTCAACCCCTTGCCCGTAGGTTGTTTCTTTTGGTCCTTTTTGAAATCTACATGTTTgattcctttaaaaaaaaaaaaaatgcaaccTCCTTTTGGCGAGATGGCATAACCACCTAAACAATGCAAAATGGGGCTTATCATCTACCCATCGATCTTCTCAGAAGTACAACTTTGAGCCATCCCTGATGAAACAAGTTACAgctaagaaaagaaaagaaatctggAGGTAACAACTTCTCAGAGATTTCTATTTTCGACTAGTTTAGTGTCCTTAGACCCACGAACCGAAACCCACTCAGATAGATGGGTGTGGTTTGTACCTACTCACAATAACTCTGTACTACAAAGCATTGTGCTCCATGAAAACTGCCGCAACTATTGTGCTAGAAGAGCTTCATGACTTAATCTCAAGCAAATACCAAGTCCTCCTAGTCCCACCAGCTTCAACACCACCTCCCATTTAACTAAATGAGACCTTCCTCCCTCATTGACCCCTTCCCACGAGAAATTTCTCATCATTCTCCCAATGTCTCCTAATGCCTAGGCATATAGCGAATCCTAGCAAATCTAActtttgttgttattatttttttgggtGGAAAGGTCTTCATGGTACTAAGAGTGCGATCTTCTGGTCCTGTTGTCTGAAGAAATTATTTAGGAAAATTGTGGAAAATAGCACAATTTAgaatattaacaaaaaaaaaagaaaaagaaatatagcacaaggataaaatattttcaaaaatagaaaatgttgACTAGTCAACtggtaatttttttaaaaattccaAGTCTGCCCTTTAGTGTCTATCATGAATAGAAACTATCATTGTTAGCTGCTACCGTGATAGCAACTGATAGTAGCAATTGGGGATAacatctatcagtgatagactgatagcttttaatttgagaaattcgAGAAGAAGCTCCCAAAATGGTGGCTGCACGTGAGTTTTTTagtcttttactattttttatgctatatatgtaattattttatccttGTGCTATATATTTTATTACTTAAATGCCATTTATGCAAGTGGTCCAATCATTTGAGCATTCACATCATCGATTGAATAGTCTGGTCCGGTTAAATTATACAATGAAGCTTCGgttataaattcaaaataatgttttatttaatatttcatgATTTGCTTCAGGATGGTGTTATTCTTGGGGCTGATACACGTGCTACTGAAGGGCCTATTGTTGCTGACAAAAACTGTGAGAAAATTCATTACATGGCACCAAACATATATTGTTGTGGAGCTGGAACTGCTGCTGATACAGAGGCAGTAACTGGTAAATGGGAATATCTTGGTACTACAAGTTAAATTTTGTCAATGTTGTTTCTCAAACAGAACTAATTTTCTATTATTCTTGCATTTTTAAGACATGGTTAGCTCCCAATTGCAATTGCATCGCTATCACACTGGCAGAGAATCAAGGGTTGTTACTGCATTGACTCTTCTCAAGAAACACCTTTTTGGGTATAGCACTTTTCATCTATTGGGATTCTTTCCGTACATCCATAGCATGAGATTTAACTCTTCTCATCCATTGTCTTCTCCAGTTATCAAGGTTATGTTTCGGCCGCTTTGGTGCTTGGTGGGGTTGACGTTACTGGACCTCATTTACATACTGTGAGTTTTGTCTTGGAAAGCAAACAATTTTAGATTGCATAACTAGCCATCTTTGAATGCAATACTTCATTTGCAGATCTATCCTCATGGATCTACTGATACCTTGCCATTTGCAACAATGGGTTCGGGCTCTCTAGCTGCAATGTCTGTATTTGAATCAAAGTACAAAGAAGGCCTGACCGTAAGTTCATGTTCTTATATAGACACGAATAATTTTGACATTGTGGTCGATCTTAGTTGTGGCAATTATCTTTCCTTTTCTATCTGCCATGATGATTGGTGGGTTTTTTGCAGAGGGATGAAGGGATTCGACTTGTAACTGAGGCGATATGTTCTGGGATATTTAATGATTTGGGGAGTGGAAGTAACGTTGATGTTTGTGTTATTACCAAGGTTTGTAATCTTAAGGTGTCTTGATTTCTTTAAAGATAATAAGGGAAAAGTTGCATCGATGAAGTATGTGATTATTGTACATTTATTTCTTTGACTGTTGCAGGGCCAAAAGGATTATCTGAGAAATCACCTCCTGCCGAATCCTCGAACGTACGTTAGTTCAAAAGGTTATTCCTTCCCCAAGAAAACGGGTGAGTCATGTTTTTACTCTACTCTTTCACGTACCTTCATGCTATGTCTCTGTTTCCACCTCCCCTGCTTCCCCTATTGCTCTACCAATGACTCATGCTTTCTTTAACTACAGAGGTTTTGCTGACAAAGATTATGCCATTAAAAGACAAGGTGGAGATTATCGAAAAAGGCGATGCTATGGAGGAGTGAGAAAGATGAAAACATTGGTTTGCAATTACCGGGGAATTTTAAACTATGGTTTTTTTCCCTTCCCTCTCTTCTCAagttgatattattagaaaattCAGTTTGGCCTTGAGTTGATGTTGTGAATGACTTGATTTAAACATTACAATATTTCCAGCCCAAGAGGGGTATTAGATAGATCAGTTTGTTCAAATCACTCAACTTCTTTAGAGTTTGACTACTTAGCTTTGTCTGATCTTTGATATCTTTGACATTTAAATGAACATGAGGGTCATCAACTTTGATTTATACGGTAGTCGATGTCGGTCCCGGTTACAAGATGTTGGTTCTCAGATTTGAATTTTCTGCATTAGTATGTTGCTTATTTGGGGAAGATGCATCTCCAAACCCTGGCCAAAGCATAAGAACAAGGGACAATCTTAGTGAAAGCAATGCCTTACTTTTATAGCCGCATTCAATTCATCTGGCGTTTAAACTTTCAAAGACAGTTTATCCACATTCAATCCATTTGGCGTTAAATTTTGAAAGACAGTTTTCACCTTCGAAACCATTCCTTTTGTGCGTTAAATTGATACATTTTTTATCCTCTTTTTGTCTGAACTTTAGTGTACGTTCTAGCTTAATTGATTTTTTAGTGATTTTGAAATAGTGAAGGTAACTTTTATTATGTACAGATTGCTTTTGAACATTCTTTGatcattttaaaattagtttaggtTTTGTTTTGGATTATTATAGGTTCTAAAATAGTTATAGTGTCTATAATGATCCCAATCAACATAGACTCTTTGAACTGACTCATTCTCTTCAAGAATTGTCACCGGTTGACAATTCTTAAACCTTCACAGACATGCACCCAATGTCATAAAGGAATACTTGAAATATTGTGAACCTTCTAATTCAATCTCAAATACAATTCGGGGATCCTAAATTAAGTGTTCTGGCGTTTCTCTTGCAAACTCAAACACAATCTCTCTAGCCCGCCATACCTTATCGTAATTGAGGTTAACACCTTGTATGTTCTTCATTATATGGCATGGTTTCGCTAATCCACACGCTTTAAATTTGTCCTTGATAAGCTGACTAATTACGAATGCACTTCTTGGCGGTGATCGTGATTCAAAACTTCAATGGAGTAAGTGTGCCTAGTTATGTATTTGTTGATTTTGAATATATTATAGTCTACATTCTAGCTATACGTATTGTCCACTTGAAACTATCGTGAATACCCTCACactatgtaggcttttgtttgACTTTCTTTCACGCAACTCAATTTTCTTTCACGCAACTATCGTGAAACTTTGTGAATTAATCACCACTCGAGACacacttccttttctcgatAGTGTCTTAAAAGATGCATTTTCAATATGCTCCCTTCCATTAAACAAATTGCCAATATTGTCATCTTTGTCGGTGTGTACACCAGCCTTCTTCTAGGTAATATTGTTGGGACTCATCCAAATTCCAAGGCTTCATGGCGTCATTAGCCATAGAGACAGTCAATGGAACGAAGTATCAGGCTCGTCACCAAGGCCAACAACTATCAACATTGGTTTGTGTGTGTTAAAGGGTTCCTAAAAATTGAATTAGTATTAATTTGCTTAACACTAACGAAAACAGGTTTCCTATTGCGTTCTACTTCTACTAAGAGACATttaacatcaacatcatcattttttttgtaGCTACAAGATATTTCCGGTCTAACTTGCACATGACCCTTATTATAATGTTGAATACCAATAGACTAAACTTTGTCGCTTCGTATATTATACATCTCAAATCATTATATTTCATGGTCCCATGATACCCTTTAAAAATCCACCCTTGTAGCATTGTTTCTTGTCATTTCATGTAACCCATTGTTTCAAATACCCTTTAAATATTTAGCTTGTTCAACAATTCATCTTCCATTGATTTGAAAGAGAGAAATAAGTATAGGGTTGCATTAATGACAATGAGGTACAAAGTGGTGGAAAATTTTGGTATTACGGTAGACGAGAACAAGTAATTGCAAATGGTCCTTGCGTGCTTCTTGTTGTATTCATGGGGATAGGACATTATGGGTTCTTACTAGGTATGATTCTAAACATACATATTCAGTAGATGTTTCATTAACAGATCATAGACAGACTATCTTTACTGTTATCAAAGACCTAATTAAGAACAGAATAACTTTAGCTGGTTCTAAATTGTCAACTCTAAAAAATATAGTTCATTACATCCGTGCTGAACATGGTTTAAGCATATCTTACCACAAAGCATGGCATGTACGTAAGGCTGCGTTGGATGAGATTCGAGGATCTCCGGAGGACTCTTACAAGATGATACCCAAATTTGCTTACATATTGAAACCCAACAACCCAGGTATATTGGCAATATACATATTCATatatgtaattatttttttcgtCATTCTTTCCTTACAATTTTTTCATCTTATATTTACATATTTTTTATGTTCATAGGTTATGTTGTCGAATACAAAGTTGATGCCGATGGTCGATTTCTTTACTTCTTCATGGCATTATCTGCTTCCATTTCTGATTGGCAACATTGTCATCCAGTCATTTTTATTAATGGAACAAGTTTGAAGGATAAGTATGGTGGTACTCTTTTATCTACTTCAACACCTGATACCAATGATCAGATATTTTCACTAGCCTTTTGGGTTGTGGATTTTCAGAATGATTTCTCATGGATCTGGTTTGCAACCAATTGAAGAGAATTATAGGCGGGCGGAATGAGGTTGTCATAGTATCTTATAGGCATAAAAGTATATGCAAAATCATAGAGGTAGTATTTCCCAACGTTCTACAATGCATGTGCCTTGTTCATTTAGTTAGGAACCAGAAGTTGAAGTATAAGAGAATAGTCGATACTGTATTTCATGTATGTGGGAAGGCTTTTAGTATTGTAGACTTCAAACACGAAATGCGTTTGTTGGAATCTTCTACCCCTGGTATACATAAGGAGCTTGAATCCAATGATCAGATATGTTCATGGGGCGGGGCGGGGACAGGGATGCCACTCCCCGTCCCTGTCTCTACCCCCTATACCATTCCCCATCCTCACCAAATTACCCACGGGGATTTGCGGGGGTCGTGTTCCCCTTGGagaaatattctttttttttaagtttaatctcatttttcactcgaaatgtatatacatttccaatgttattttatttttaatagaatattatcAATTTTCTAAGATACATTTAAAAATTCATCCATAAAATTCAAAAatccatacaaaaaaaaataaaaaatcaatccATAAGTATTCTAACAAAGTCTCCAATTACATTATATATTCTTTAAGacacaacaaaatattttttaaagaaaagtttaCAAATTACAAGTCAAGGCACAACACACAcacacgcacgcacgcacgcacacACGCACACACGCACACACGCACACACGCGCgcgcacacacacacacacaaatatatatacttttttagaaaaagttcacaacatagaaatgaaattaggaaaaaaataaagaaaagaaatagatagaaaaagaaagaaagaagaatgtcaaaataggttttttttttagaaactcttttacatattattaaataagtaaataaataaattatattaattatatttatattcaaGGCGGGGTGGGAGATCGAAGCGGGATTGGGGTCGGAGAATGTATTCCCCGTCCTCGACCTGGTGTTGCCAACAGGGAAAAAACTTTTCTTACTCCCTCCCTCATTTCCCGTGTAATCAGGAATTCCCCGCTCGTGGGTTAAATGGACATCTCTAGTACTAATCACGTAGAAGATATAATGTCATGACCACTAATATATCTGAGAGTTTGAATTCTACCATACTGAAGGCTAGGGAGTTACTAATATGTTCAATGCTTTAGGTTTTGTGAATGATGTTGCAAAAATGATTTTTCGAACGAAGAAATGAAGCTGATTATCAAGTTGCAAATTTTACCAAAACAATTGAAGGTATATTAAGGGAATAGATTCAATGTAGTCGATCAATGAATGTATGCTCAATTTATATATACTTACGTATTTGATATATACATCACCATATTACATATATACATTATATAATTCTTTTGTATATTTGCAATGTAGGTTAATCTGATTAACAACATGAAATACCAGGTCATAGATGGAACCTCCCAATATGTGGTTTACTTACCTATGAAGGTTTGTAGTTGAAGGATGTGAGATATATTGGAAATATCTTGTGCACATGCATATGCTGTTTTCACCATGAAACATTTGTCAATTAAGTCATATATCTCACCTCTTTATTTGAACAACACTTTGCGTTCAATATATAATGGAGTAACAAATC
This window encodes:
- the LOC103503130 gene encoding proteasome subunit beta type-7-A, with amino-acid sequence MSTSAIDVPPKGGFSFDLCRRNDMLAKKGLKSPSYLKTGTTIVGLIFQDGVILGADTRATEGPIVADKNCEKIHYMAPNIYCCGAGTAADTEAVTDMVSSQLQLHRYHTGRESRVVTALTLLKKHLFGYQGYVSAALVLGGVDVTGPHLHTIYPHGSTDTLPFATMGSGSLAAMSVFESKYKEGLTRDEGIRLVTEAICSGIFNDLGSGSNVDVCVITKGQKDYLRNHLLPNPRTYVSSKGYSFPKKTEVLLTKIMPLKDKVEIIEKGDAMEE